CCCAAACTTTAATAAGGGAAGCGAATAATTGTTGGGGCTCTTTCGGCATTGTGTTGCCCTTATGGCACTGTTGGTTGTGTTGTGACAGTTGCGCTGCTCCCTGACTAGCGATTTCACTGTCTGCTCTGTgcccgcttccccccaccccctctccagggCTCACCCTACGACCACACACCAGGTATGGCAGGTTCCCTGGGGTACCATCCCTACGCGGCGCCTCTGGGCTCCTACCCCTATGGAGATCCAGCCTACCGAAAAAATGCCACCCGGGATGCCACCGCCACCCTGAAGGCCTGGCTGAACGAGCACCGCAAGAACCCCTACCCCACCAAGGGCGAGAAGATCATGCTGGCCATCATCACCAAAATGACCCTCACCCAGGTCTCCACTTGGTTCGCCAACGCCCGCCGGCGACTCAAGAAGGAGAATAAAATGACCTGGACCCCGAGGAACCGGAGCGaggatgaggaagaagaggagaataTCGATCTCGAGAAAAACGACGAGGATGAGCCCCAGAAGCTGGAAGAAAAGGGCGACCCGGAGGCTCCCGAGACAGGTAGGGGGGGACTGGGAAGAGGGCGAGCACATCCCAGGGCAGGAGCCCAGCGGGGCTGGCGCCTGGGGGGATTGTTCCGGCGTGGCGGTCTCTGCAGCCAGCTGCCTCGAGGGAGCGAGGGGAGATCTCTGCGGGTCAGCGGGTGTTTCTGCGGGGCATGGCCTTGTGGCCTCttccccccctgccagccccactgagCCGCAGCTCGGAGGCCAGGGCGGAATGTCACCGGCGACCTACGGGGAGGTGTGTGCGCGCAGAGGGGCATGGCAGTCCAGGGatgcccctttccctccctccgtgctccctctgctcctgggggggggggtattgGGCTCAGTATCTGGAGCCCTCGCAAACTTTCTGTCGCCCCCCACTTTGCACACAGGAGGAGAAGAGCAGAAGGCAGCCCCGGGCTGCGAGCGGCTGCAGGAGCCCCACTCGGCGGGCCAGGAGGCCGAGGACGGCCTAAGTGACTCGGATTGTAAAGCGTCTGcggaggagaggctggaggggaggCCGGCCCACCCCAAAGCGGCCGGCCCTGCGGCCTTGGTGCAGTGCCCGGCCAGCCGGATCCTGCAGCAGGCGGCAGGCGGCGAGGAGCACCAGTACCGGCCCCCTTCGGCAGCCGCCGCCGCCCTCCACCCGGGAGAGCTGCACCCCATCGCCCCCTCCAGCAACAGTACGTCGGTGATCCACTCCCCGCAGCAGGCTGCCCTCGCCAAACCCAAACTCTGGTCCCTGGCCGAGATCGCCACCTCCGCGGACAAATCGAAAGAAAGCAGCAGCGAGGTGTCTCCGGGAGCGGGGCAGACCCAGGGCCCTCCCTTGGCCGGGAGCAGCACCTCGCATTCCCCGTCGCGGTCCCCGTCctcccagtgcccctttcctAACAGCGCCGTCC
Above is a genomic segment from Gopherus flavomarginatus isolate rGopFla2 chromosome 14, rGopFla2.mat.asm, whole genome shotgun sequence containing:
- the IRX5 gene encoding iroquois-class homeodomain protein IRX-5 isoform X1, encoding MCLAMSYPQGYLYQPSASLALYSCPAYSTSVISGPRTDELGRSSSGSAFSPYAGSTAFTAPSPGYNSHLQYGTDPAAAAAAAAAFTSYVGSPYDHTPGMAGSLGYHPYAAPLGSYPYGDPAYRKNATRDATATLKAWLNEHRKNPYPTKGEKIMLAIITKMTLTQVSTWFANARRRLKKENKMTWTPRNRSEDEEEEENIDLEKNDEDEPQKLEEKGDPEAPETGGEEQKAAPGCERLQEPHSAGQEAEDGLSDSDCKASAEERLEGRPAHPKAAGPAALVQCPASRILQQAAGGEEHQYRPPSAAAAALHPGELHPIAPSSNSTSVIHSPQQAALAKPKLWSLAEIATSADKSKESSSEVSPGAGQTQGPPLAGSSTSHSPSRSPSSQCPFPNSAVLSRPLYYASPFYPGYTNYSTFGHLHSHAGTNPAAGPPGSHFNGLNQTILNRAETLAKETKMIRSQSQVDLCKDSPYELKKGEQLQQERQREAHIKISHSPVVTTPFPAEGDPCSNPFFPSGREGRIESGSPTSQRQ
- the IRX5 gene encoding iroquois-class homeodomain protein IRX-5 isoform X2; protein product: MCLAMSYPQGYLYQPSASLALYSCPAYSTSVISGPRTDELGRSSSGSAFSPYAGSTAFTAPSPGYNSHLQYGTDPAAAAAAAAAFTSYVGSPYDHTPGMAGSLGYHPYAAPLGSYPYGDPAYRKNATRDATATLKAWLNEHRKNPYPTKGEKIMLAIITKMTLTQVSTWFANARRRLKKENKMTWTPRNRSEDEEEEENIDLEKNDEDEPQKLEEKGDPEAPETGGEEQKAAPGCERLQEPHSAGQEAEDGLSDSDCKASAEERLEGRPAHPKAAGPAALVQCPASRILQQAAGGEEHQYRPPSAAAAALHPGELHPIAPSSNSTSVIHSPQQAALAKPKLWSLAEIATSADKSKESSSEVSPGAGQTQGPPLAGSSTSHSPSRSPSSQCPFPNSAVLSRPLYYASPFYPGYTNYSTFGHLHSHAGTNPAAGPPGSHFNGLNQTILNRAETLAKETKMIRSQSQVDLCKDSPYELKKGMSNI